In Pirellulales bacterium, the genomic stretch CCATGGCGCTTGCCTCGACCGTGGATCTCGAAGAGGCTTACCGCAGCGGACAGCAGGCCGTGTTGCTCGCGGCGCGGGGCGAAGGGGGCTTCATGTCGACGATTCTCCGCGAGCCGGGCCCTGTCTATCGCGTGCGGTACGACAAGGTGCCGCTGGTGGATGTGGCGGCCAGCGAGCGATCGTTCCCCGAGCGGTGGATCGCCCCCAGTGGGTTCGACGTGACCGACGAGTTCGTGCGTTACTGCAAGCCACTGGTGGGCGAAGACATGATCTCGCTCCCCTTGATCGATGGCCGTCAGCGTCTCACGCGCCTCGCTCCCATTTATGCCGTACAGAAGCTGCCGAAATACATCCCGCAGGCCGACCGTAGTTAGTGCTATGTCAATGCTTACGTTTCGGGTGCAATCGAATCCCAAGCGCGAAGCGTCAGCGAGGGAGTACTTTACTCGACGTTCTTTGCAGGAATTCCCTCGCTGACGCGTCGGGTTGGGATGTAGGTTCCCGAAAATCAGGGTTTGACAGAGCACTAGTGCCCGCCGCGCCAACACCAGGAACAGGAAAACGATGAGCCGTTCGTTGCTCGATTTCAAAAAGCGTCACGACTTTCTCGTGGGCATCGATTCGGACGGCTGCGCCTTCGATACGATGGAGTTGAAGCACAAGGAATGCTTCATCCCCAACACGATCAACTACTACAACCTGCAGGGCATCAGCAAGTATGCTCGCGAGGCGGCCGAGTTCGTCAACCTGTACTCGAAGAGCCGGGGGATCAATCGTTTTCCGGCGCTGGTCGAGTCGCTCGAGTGGCTGGCGCGACGTCCCGAGGTGCGCGAGCGCGGCTACGACATCCAGGTTCCGCCCGGTCTGGCCCGCTGGATCAAGGAAGAGACGAAGCTGGCCAATCCTGCACTTTCGAAGGCGGTCGAGCAGACGGGAGATGAGGATCTGCGTCAGGCGCTCGAATGGTCGCAGGCGGTGAATGCCTCGGTCACGGCGATGGTGCGCGGCGTGCCGCCGTTTCCGTTCGTCCGCGAGTGCCTGGGCGCGTTGCGCGAAACGTGCGACATGCTGGTCGTCTCGGCCACGCCGGGCGAGGCGCTGGAACGCGAATGGGACGAGCACGACCTTGCGCGCTTTGTCGATGCTATCTGCGGTCAGGAGACGGGCACGAAGAAAGAATCGCTCGCCGTGGCGGCACAATATCCGGCCGACCACACGCTGATGATCGGCGACGCGCCGGGCGACTACTCGGCGGCGAAGGCGAATCAGGCGTTGTTCTTTCCGATCAATCCCGGCGCCGAAGAGGCGAGTTGGCGGAGACTGTTCGAGGAAGGGATCGAACGCTTCCGCAGCGGCACGTTCGCGGGCAACTATCAGGCGGAACTGCTCGCCGAGTTCGATCGTTGCTTGCCGGCGCAACCGGCT encodes the following:
- a CDS encoding HAD family hydrolase produces the protein MSRSLLDFKKRHDFLVGIDSDGCAFDTMELKHKECFIPNTINYYNLQGISKYAREAAEFVNLYSKSRGINRFPALVESLEWLARRPEVRERGYDIQVPPGLARWIKEETKLANPALSKAVEQTGDEDLRQALEWSQAVNASVTAMVRGVPPFPFVRECLGALRETCDMLVVSATPGEALEREWDEHDLARFVDAICGQETGTKKESLAVAAQYPADHTLMIGDAPGDYSAAKANQALFFPINPGAEEASWRRLFEEGIERFRSGTFAGNYQAELLAEFDRCLPAQPAWPLVD